A single genomic interval of Acidovorax sp. 1608163 harbors:
- the ttcA gene encoding tRNA 2-thiocytidine(32) synthetase TtcA: MNAVINNPNPSSTHSGWTDEVEAPQEPTANAARLKIERETHKLEKRLCREVGKAIVDFNMIEEGDKVMVCMSGGKDSYALLDILLKLKARAPIHFDLVAVNLDQKQPGFPEHVLPEYLASTGVPFHIENEDTYSIVKKLIPEGKTTCSLCSRLRRGILYRVADELGATKIALGHHRDDILQTLLLNMFFGGKMKSMPPKLVSDDGKHVVIRPLAYVAEKDTTRWAAHRNFPIIPCNLCGSQENLQRKQVGEMLREWEKRFPGRVENMFNALQNVVPSHLLDGSLYDFKNAKATGIANEDGDKAFDKEEFSAPPALPGLQVVHIG, encoded by the coding sequence ATGAACGCAGTGATCAACAACCCCAACCCCTCCTCTACCCACAGCGGCTGGACCGACGAGGTCGAAGCCCCCCAAGAGCCCACGGCCAACGCGGCCCGGCTGAAAATCGAACGCGAAACCCACAAGCTCGAAAAGCGCCTGTGCCGCGAGGTCGGCAAGGCCATCGTCGACTTCAACATGATTGAAGAAGGCGACAAGGTCATGGTGTGCATGTCGGGCGGCAAGGACAGCTACGCGCTGCTGGACATCCTGCTCAAGCTCAAGGCCCGCGCGCCCATCCACTTTGACTTGGTGGCGGTGAACCTGGACCAGAAGCAGCCCGGCTTCCCCGAGCATGTGCTGCCCGAGTACCTGGCCAGCACCGGTGTGCCGTTCCACATCGAGAACGAAGACACCTACAGCATCGTCAAGAAGCTGATCCCCGAGGGCAAGACCACCTGCAGCCTGTGCAGCCGCTTGCGCCGAGGCATTCTGTACCGTGTGGCCGACGAGCTGGGTGCCACCAAGATCGCCCTGGGCCACCACCGCGATGACATCCTGCAGACGCTGCTGCTCAACATGTTCTTTGGCGGCAAGATGAAGAGCATGCCGCCCAAGCTGGTCAGCGACGACGGCAAGCATGTGGTGATCCGCCCGCTGGCCTACGTGGCCGAAAAGGACACCACCCGCTGGGCCGCGCACCGCAACTTCCCCATCATCCCGTGCAACCTGTGCGGCAGCCAGGAAAACCTGCAGCGCAAGCAGGTGGGCGAGATGCTGCGCGAGTGGGAAAAACGCTTCCCTGGCCGGGTCGAGAACATGTTCAATGCCCTGCAGAATGTGGTGCCCTCGCACCTGCTGGACGGCAGCCTCTACGACTTCAAGAACGCCAAGGCCACGGGCATTGCCAACGAAGACGGCGACAAGGCGTTTGACAAGGAAGAGTTTTCTGCACCCCCAGCGCTGCCGGGGTTGCAGGTGGTGCACATCGGCTGA
- a CDS encoding histidine phosphatase family protein, with product MEATRIIAIRHGETAWNVDTRLQGHLDIPLNDTGLWQARQAALALADEPIDAIYSSDLQRAWVTASAIAETTRAPLTAHQGLRERSFGVLQGHTFAELEAKAPEQAHRWRKRDPDFAPQDGESLIALRERITATTHEIAAQHLGGQIVLVAHGGVLDVLYRAATRQDIQAPRTWLLGNAAINRLLWTPDGLSLVGWADTQHLDQAARDESHT from the coding sequence ATGGAAGCCACCCGCATCATCGCCATCCGCCACGGGGAAACCGCCTGGAACGTGGACACCCGCTTGCAAGGGCACCTGGACATCCCGCTCAACGACACCGGCCTGTGGCAGGCGCGCCAGGCCGCCCTGGCGCTGGCCGATGAGCCCATCGACGCCATCTACAGCAGCGACCTGCAGCGCGCCTGGGTCACCGCCAGCGCCATTGCAGAGACCACCCGGGCCCCCCTCACCGCCCACCAGGGGCTGCGCGAGCGCAGCTTTGGCGTGCTGCAAGGCCACACGTTTGCAGAGCTGGAGGCCAAGGCCCCAGAGCAAGCCCACCGCTGGCGCAAGCGCGACCCAGACTTTGCCCCGCAGGATGGCGAATCGCTGATCGCCCTGCGCGAACGCATCACAGCCACCACGCACGAGATCGCCGCCCAGCACCTGGGCGGGCAGATCGTGCTGGTAGCGCACGGCGGTGTGCTGGACGTGCTGTACCGCGCCGCCACCCGCCAAGACATCCAAGCCCCACGCACCTGGCTGCTGGGCAACGCCGCCATCAACCGCCTGCTGTGGACGCCCGACGGCCTCAGCCTGGTGGGCTGGGCCGACACACAGCACCTGGACCAAGCTGCACGCGATGAAAGCCACACCTGA
- a CDS encoding trypsin-like peptidase domain-containing protein, whose translation MTGISIRRWAGALTAVAAMLAGCGGGSGDVAKTTQPTSFVTAVDGRTQPNDADQGVPSVKSRSAAASVPTPAKISLGLLAAEKTQSLSAVAGRLQIGVARDVAGTKSSAQMQQQLQWKTSASGSQVAAISFSSEGAYGLRLGVLIEKIAGSAQVRIYRQADVGTVFQVSGQELLQHIARNVAAGDATVDGKTWWSPDMGGDEATLEIELPAGTPVSTVAISVPRVSHVFEDLSIRTEEVSEKINESSACNLDATCYDAYANQRNAVARMSFVSGGLGYLCTGTLLNDSQSSGIPYFLTANHCISTQSEASSLQTDWFYRSPTCNSRTLSSSTARRVSGAQLLYASSANDMTLLRLNDTPPAGAFFAGWDATGQTSGQSIVGLHHPAGDMLKASFGTLTGQATCSVQSNGISCSSGSGNYYQVNWSQGTTQGGSSGSALFKNNGTQVIGTLYAGSASCTTTSSPDFYGRFDIGFSAALKNWLSPTTTSGARTAVYRFFNAKTGAHFYTANAAERDFVIRTYPEFSYENVAFYAYPDSSTGKDPVFRFFNSTSGAHFYSGTTAERDYVIANFPQFKYETISWYAQSAAGNGASPMYRFYNSKSGAHFYTINAAERDFVIQTYKDFQYEGAMYYAWTAAQ comes from the coding sequence ATGACAGGAATTTCCATCAGGCGTTGGGCTGGTGCCCTGACGGCCGTTGCCGCCATGTTGGCGGGGTGTGGCGGGGGCAGCGGTGATGTTGCCAAGACTACACAGCCGACTTCGTTTGTCACGGCAGTGGACGGGCGCACGCAGCCTAACGATGCTGACCAGGGTGTACCCAGTGTGAAATCACGCTCTGCTGCCGCTTCGGTGCCCACGCCCGCGAAGATAAGCCTGGGGTTGTTGGCCGCAGAGAAAACGCAGTCGTTATCCGCTGTCGCGGGGAGGCTACAAATCGGTGTGGCTCGCGATGTCGCTGGAACGAAAAGCTCGGCTCAAATGCAGCAACAGTTGCAGTGGAAAACCAGTGCCAGTGGCAGTCAAGTGGCAGCGATCAGCTTTTCTTCTGAAGGCGCCTATGGTTTGAGATTGGGTGTCTTGATTGAGAAGATTGCGGGGAGTGCTCAAGTCCGTATCTACCGGCAGGCTGACGTAGGCACTGTGTTCCAAGTCTCGGGTCAGGAACTGCTTCAGCATATTGCTCGGAACGTTGCCGCAGGGGACGCCACCGTGGACGGTAAGACTTGGTGGAGTCCAGACATGGGTGGTGACGAAGCCACTCTGGAAATCGAACTGCCTGCGGGCACGCCAGTCAGTACGGTTGCGATTTCTGTTCCACGCGTATCTCATGTTTTTGAAGACCTGTCGATTCGCACTGAAGAAGTATCGGAAAAGATCAATGAGTCTTCGGCTTGCAATTTGGATGCAACGTGCTACGACGCGTATGCAAACCAACGCAACGCCGTAGCGCGCATGTCCTTTGTTTCCGGTGGCTTGGGTTATTTGTGCACTGGCACGCTGCTCAATGATTCGCAATCCTCAGGTATTCCTTACTTCTTGACGGCAAATCACTGTATCTCGACGCAAAGTGAAGCCAGTAGCCTTCAGACAGACTGGTTTTATCGCTCTCCGACATGCAATAGCCGTACGCTCTCATCGAGCACGGCACGCCGTGTCAGTGGCGCGCAACTGCTGTATGCCAGCAGTGCGAATGACATGACGCTGCTGCGCCTTAACGATACCCCGCCTGCTGGCGCTTTCTTTGCTGGATGGGATGCCACCGGGCAAACTTCTGGCCAGTCGATCGTGGGGTTGCATCACCCTGCGGGTGACATGCTTAAGGCCAGCTTTGGAACCTTGACGGGCCAGGCAACTTGCAGCGTGCAATCTAACGGGATCTCCTGCAGCAGCGGTTCTGGAAACTATTACCAAGTCAATTGGAGTCAAGGTACGACCCAAGGCGGGAGCAGCGGATCAGCCCTTTTCAAGAACAATGGCACACAGGTAATTGGAACCCTTTATGCCGGTAGCGCCAGCTGTACAACCACCAGCTCTCCTGATTTTTATGGGCGCTTCGATATCGGGTTTAGTGCCGCGCTGAAGAATTGGTTGTCGCCAACAACGACAAGTGGTGCTCGTACTGCCGTTTACCGTTTCTTCAATGCAAAAACGGGCGCTCACTTTTACACGGCCAATGCAGCTGAGCGAGACTTCGTTATCCGCACCTACCCTGAGTTTTCATACGAAAACGTGGCCTTCTATGCCTATCCAGATTCCAGTACCGGCAAGGACCCAGTTTTCCGTTTCTTCAACTCGACGTCTGGCGCCCACTTCTATTCGGGTACTACTGCAGAGCGAGATTACGTGATTGCAAACTTCCCGCAATTCAAATACGAGACGATCAGCTGGTATGCGCAAAGTGCTGCGGGTAACGGAGCCTCGCCGATGTACCGCTTCTACAACTCGAAATCAGGCGCGCACTTTTACACCATCAATGCGGCAGAGCGGGATTTCGTGATCCAGACATACAAGGACTTCCAGTACGAAGGCGCCATGTACTACGCTTGGACCGCCGCCCAGTAA
- a CDS encoding DSD1 family PLP-dependent enzyme, producing MKATPEALTSLIGQRVDQIDTPALVIDLDAMDRNIQRMAEFARKHQVRWRPHAKMHKSAELALLMQQAGAQGVCVQKVSEAEAMAAGGVLDITITNEVIAMPKLHRAARLAAALASRGGRLAVCVDSTEGIERLAEAIALSGSEAGMDVLVEIDVGQGRCGVPPGESAVALALAVARHPRLRFAGLQAYHGRAQHLATAAERREAIAQVVQQAAHTRDLIVAAGLPVPLVTGSGTGTLVHEAASGVYGELQAGSFLFMDADYARNEREPAQPAFEHALFVKTQVISARDSHAVCDAGHKSHAIDSGLPTVGQLSTGRALRYANGGDEHGLLYAEGDKARLPALGRMLWLIPGHCDPTVNLYDFMIGVRGGLGLGTVERIIRVDARGALT from the coding sequence ATGAAAGCCACACCTGAAGCCCTGACCTCTCTCATCGGCCAGCGTGTCGACCAGATCGACACCCCAGCACTCGTCATTGACCTGGACGCGATGGACCGCAACATCCAGCGCATGGCCGAGTTTGCCCGCAAGCACCAGGTGCGCTGGCGGCCCCACGCCAAGATGCACAAAAGCGCCGAGCTGGCCTTGTTGATGCAACAGGCCGGTGCGCAGGGCGTGTGTGTGCAAAAGGTGTCGGAGGCCGAAGCCATGGCGGCCGGAGGCGTGCTGGACATCACCATCACCAACGAAGTGATTGCCATGCCCAAGCTGCACCGCGCAGCGCGGCTGGCCGCAGCACTGGCCAGCCGTGGTGGGCGCCTGGCCGTGTGTGTGGACAGCACCGAAGGCATTGAGCGTCTGGCAGAGGCCATCGCCCTTTCGGGCAGCGAGGCAGGCATGGACGTGCTGGTTGAAATCGATGTGGGCCAGGGCCGCTGCGGCGTACCCCCCGGTGAAAGCGCCGTGGCCCTGGCTTTGGCCGTGGCCCGGCACCCAAGGCTGCGCTTCGCTGGCCTGCAGGCCTACCACGGCCGCGCCCAACACCTGGCCACCGCCGCAGAGCGGCGCGAAGCCATCGCCCAGGTGGTGCAACAGGCAGCCCACACGCGCGACCTGATCGTCGCAGCGGGGCTGCCCGTTCCGCTGGTCACGGGCTCTGGCACCGGCACCCTGGTACACGAAGCGGCCAGCGGCGTGTATGGCGAACTGCAGGCGGGGTCGTTCCTCTTCATGGACGCCGACTACGCCCGCAACGAACGCGAGCCCGCCCAACCCGCGTTTGAGCACGCCCTGTTCGTCAAGACCCAGGTGATTTCGGCGCGAGACAGCCACGCCGTGTGCGACGCAGGCCACAAGAGCCACGCCATCGACTCAGGCCTGCCCACCGTGGGCCAACTATCGACCGGCCGTGCGCTGCGCTACGCCAATGGCGGTGACGAGCACGGCCTGCTGTATGCAGAAGGTGACAAAGCCCGCCTACCCGCCCTGGGCCGCATGCTGTGGCTGATCCCCGGACACTGCGACCCCACGGTGAATCTGTACGATTTCATGATCGGGGTGCGGGGTGGGTTGGGGCTGGGAACGGTGGAGCGCATCATCCGTGTGGATGCGCGGGGTGCGCTGACCTGA
- the ruvA gene encoding Holliday junction branch migration protein RuvA: protein MIGKLTGTLLEKNPPEVLLDCHGVGYEVNVPMSTFYNLPAVGEQVSLLTQFIVREDAQLLYGFGTVQERQAFRELIKISGVGPRTALSILSGMGVADLAQAITLQEAGRLVKVPGIGKKTAERLLLELKGKMGADIGAPAHAASDAQADILQALLALGYNDKEAAAALKALPPDVGVSDGIKLALKALAR from the coding sequence ATGATAGGCAAATTGACCGGCACCCTGCTGGAGAAGAATCCCCCCGAGGTGCTGCTGGACTGCCACGGTGTGGGCTACGAGGTGAATGTGCCTATGAGCACCTTCTACAACCTGCCCGCAGTGGGCGAGCAGGTCAGCCTGCTCACGCAATTCATTGTGCGTGAGGATGCGCAGTTGCTGTACGGCTTTGGCACGGTGCAAGAGCGCCAGGCGTTTCGGGAGCTGATCAAGATTTCAGGCGTAGGCCCGCGCACGGCACTGTCCATCCTTTCTGGCATGGGCGTGGCCGACCTGGCACAGGCCATCACGCTGCAAGAGGCCGGTCGCCTGGTCAAGGTGCCCGGCATTGGCAAGAAGACAGCCGAGCGCTTGTTGCTGGAGCTCAAGGGCAAGATGGGCGCAGACATTGGCGCCCCCGCCCACGCCGCCAGCGATGCCCAGGCGGACATCCTGCAGGCGCTGTTGGCCCTGGGCTACAACGACAAGGAAGCGGCAGCCGCCCTCAAAGCGCTGCCGCCAGACGTGGGTGTAAGCGACGGTATCAAGCTGGCGCTCAAGGCCCTTGCCCGCTGA
- a CDS encoding class I SAM-dependent methyltransferase, with protein MRAVTQRPDSLTTALHQHITQAIAAEGGWLGFDRFMQLALYTPGLGYYANDSTKFGAMPESGSDFVTAPELTPLFGQTLAMQVGEALAQTGTDEVWEFGAGSGALALQLLDALGDQVQRYTIVDLSGSLRARQQAKLVAHAHKLRWVDALPDQFSGVVVGNEVLDAMPVQLLARHGGQQSGVWHERGVAVAEDGRFAWADRPTDLRPPIAIEGPQDYLTEIHAQGEGFIRMLADRLTRGAAFLLDYGFGEDEYYHPQRHMGTVMCHQGHLADGDPLVEVGRKDITAHVNFTAMALAAQEAGLHVLGYTTQAHFLINCGLLSKMELLAQAERATAAKLIMEHEMGELFKVLALGAGDAWEPVGFVHGDRSHRL; from the coding sequence ATGCGGGCCGTGACCCAAAGACCCGACAGTTTAACGACCGCCCTGCACCAGCACATCACCCAGGCCATTGCCGCCGAGGGTGGGTGGCTGGGTTTTGACCGCTTCATGCAGCTCGCCTTGTACACGCCCGGCCTGGGCTACTACGCCAACGATTCCACCAAATTCGGCGCCATGCCCGAGTCGGGCAGCGACTTTGTGACCGCCCCTGAGCTCACGCCCCTGTTCGGCCAGACGCTGGCCATGCAGGTGGGCGAGGCCCTCGCGCAAACCGGCACCGACGAAGTCTGGGAGTTTGGCGCAGGCTCTGGCGCCCTGGCGCTGCAGTTGCTGGATGCGCTGGGCGACCAGGTGCAGCGCTACACCATCGTCGATCTGTCAGGCAGCCTGCGCGCGCGCCAGCAGGCCAAGCTGGTGGCGCATGCCCACAAGCTGCGCTGGGTGGATGCCTTGCCCGACCAATTCAGCGGCGTGGTGGTGGGCAACGAAGTGCTGGACGCCATGCCCGTGCAACTGCTGGCGCGACACGGCGGTCAGCAAAGTGGGGTGTGGCACGAGCGCGGCGTGGCGGTGGCCGAGGACGGCCGCTTCGCCTGGGCCGACCGCCCCACCGACCTGCGCCCGCCCATAGCCATCGAAGGTCCGCAAGACTACCTGACCGAAATCCACGCCCAGGGCGAAGGCTTCATCCGCATGCTGGCCGATCGGCTCACGCGCGGCGCCGCGTTCTTGCTGGACTACGGCTTTGGCGAAGACGAGTACTACCACCCCCAGCGCCACATGGGCACGGTGATGTGCCACCAGGGCCATCTGGCCGACGGCGACCCGCTGGTGGAAGTGGGCCGCAAGGACATCACCGCCCACGTCAACTTCACCGCCATGGCGCTGGCCGCACAAGAGGCAGGGCTGCACGTGCTGGGCTACACCACGCAGGCGCACTTCCTCATCAACTGCGGATTGCTATCAAAAATGGAGCTGCTTGCGCAAGCGGAACGTGCCACAGCGGCCAAATTGATCATGGAACATGAGATGGGCGAGCTGTTCAAGGTGCTCGCCCTGGGCGCGGGCGACGCATGGGAGCCCGTGGGGTTTGTGCACGGGGATCGGTCACACCGATTGTAG
- a CDS encoding DUF4136 domain-containing protein: MTASSWKKYAVLLGMATLLGGCATHRVVEGDVRSFSQLPATASAQQPMTYRLERLPSQQDASFDPILALAEQALARAGLARDDAGGQWVVQLGAQAGFTPRRDPFYDGPGWAFGGWGWYGGRGGWGMRGMWNLGEPSPLHRRAVSIVMRDASTQAVVYETSAVHEDVWVSDPAVYGVLFDAALNGFPQPPQGPRQVRIPLPTQP; the protein is encoded by the coding sequence ATGACCGCTTCGTCTTGGAAAAAATACGCCGTGCTGCTGGGCATGGCGACCTTGCTGGGAGGGTGCGCCACCCACCGCGTGGTGGAGGGCGATGTGCGCAGCTTCTCGCAGCTGCCCGCCACCGCCAGCGCACAGCAACCCATGACGTACCGGCTGGAGCGCCTGCCATCACAGCAAGATGCGTCATTTGACCCCATTCTTGCGCTGGCCGAGCAGGCCCTGGCGCGCGCGGGCTTGGCGCGTGACGACGCCGGTGGGCAGTGGGTGGTGCAGCTGGGCGCACAGGCCGGCTTCACCCCCCGCCGTGATCCTTTTTATGACGGCCCCGGCTGGGCGTTTGGCGGCTGGGGCTGGTACGGCGGCCGTGGCGGCTGGGGCATGCGCGGCATGTGGAACCTGGGCGAGCCCTCTCCCCTGCACCGCCGCGCCGTGAGCATTGTGATGCGCGACGCCAGCACCCAGGCCGTGGTGTATGAAACCTCTGCCGTGCACGAAGATGTGTGGGTGTCTGACCCGGCCGTGTACGGCGTGCTGTTTGACGCAGCGCTCAATGGGTTTCCGCAGCCCCCCCAAGGCCCGCGCCAAGTGCGCATTCCCCTCCCGACCCAACCCTGA
- a CDS encoding SDR family oxidoreductase, whose protein sequence is MSPTSRPRTVLVTGAAKRLGRSIALALAAGGWQVAVHYRTSAQDAIDTVAACADLTGASAHFDANFEDEAAVRGLVPRVIAHFGQLDAVVNSASLFEHDTVHTLGFATLEKHLRSNTATPVLLAQALHQHVADRAAAGDADAQGAVVNLLDQKLWNQNPDFMSYTLSKAALEAAGTMLAMALAPRVRVVGVAPGLTLTSHMLSDDKFAQLHALSPLGRSSTPEDVAATVKFALENRSITGTTLLVDGGQHLMKFERDFSLM, encoded by the coding sequence ATGTCCCCCACCTCCCGTCCACGCACCGTTCTGGTCACCGGCGCTGCCAAGCGTCTGGGCCGCAGCATTGCCCTGGCGCTGGCGGCGGGCGGCTGGCAGGTGGCGGTGCACTACCGCACCTCGGCGCAGGACGCTATCGATACCGTAGCTGCTTGCGCTGATTTGACGGGCGCCAGCGCCCATTTTGATGCAAATTTTGAAGACGAGGCTGCCGTGCGCGGCCTGGTGCCCCGGGTGATCGCCCACTTTGGCCAACTGGACGCCGTGGTCAACAGCGCATCGCTGTTCGAGCACGACACCGTCCACACCCTGGGCTTTGCCACGCTGGAAAAGCACCTGCGCAGCAACACCGCCACGCCCGTGCTGCTGGCCCAGGCCCTGCACCAGCATGTGGCCGACCGCGCCGCGGCAGGAGACGCCGACGCGCAAGGCGCCGTGGTCAACCTGCTGGACCAAAAGCTGTGGAACCAGAACCCCGACTTCATGAGCTACACGCTCTCGAAAGCGGCGCTGGAGGCGGCGGGCACCATGCTGGCGATGGCGCTGGCCCCGCGCGTGCGCGTGGTGGGCGTGGCCCCGGGCCTCACGCTGACCAGCCACATGCTCAGCGACGATAAGTTTGCCCAGTTGCATGCCTTGAGCCCGCTGGGCCGCTCGTCCACCCCCGAAGACGTCGCCGCCACGGTGAAGTTTGCGCTGGAGAACCGCTCCATCACCGGCACCACGCTGCTGGTGGACGGTGGCCAGCACCTGATGAAATTTGAACGCGACTTCTCCCTGATGTGA
- a CDS encoding dihydroneopterin aldolase, producing MTQAPSQMTGTQILTLTGLRFDANLGILDHEKTDPQPIQVDAELSLGVQPLAPRDDDIGHVLDYRRVRQIIIDECTAEHVNLLESLIGKLANRLMQLPGVLGVRVKIAKLEIFDDCEVAIRMETGQW from the coding sequence ATGACACAAGCCCCCTCCCAGATGACAGGCACGCAAATCCTGACGCTCACCGGTTTGCGCTTTGATGCCAACCTGGGCATCCTCGACCACGAGAAAACCGACCCGCAACCCATCCAGGTCGACGCCGAACTCAGCCTGGGCGTGCAGCCCCTGGCCCCGCGCGACGATGACATTGGCCATGTGCTGGACTACCGGCGTGTGCGCCAGATCATCATTGACGAGTGCACCGCTGAGCACGTGAACCTGCTCGAGAGCCTGATCGGCAAGCTGGCCAACCGCCTGATGCAACTGCCCGGCGTGCTGGGCGTGCGCGTGAAGATCGCCAAGCTGGAAATTTTTGACGACTGCGAAGTGGCGATTCGCATGGAAACGGGGCAGTGGTAA
- a CDS encoding tripartite tricarboxylate transporter substrate binding protein, with protein sequence MRVLLHPFLSLCLLASAALAPLAHAESYPNKPVRVVVHNTPGSALDIVARRVGARLADQWGQPVVVDNRAGAGGVIATDAVAKAAPDGYTLLAGADGPITILPTLAASLPYDPRRDLVPVVSLGETDFLLVAHPKTGFKTVADFVRAAKTRPGQYNYASAGNGSPQHFAAELLKQQAGIYVTHIPYRGGPVGLADVVAGQVDVMFIAVGPALAHVQAGRLVALASGGEARHPLLPHVPTLSETYPGLRAGTWFGLFAPAATPPGVLEALGAEVAKVLADPRVRSDLAAQGIRATGYPQGRFTAFVSQESGKYATLVKSAGIRAE encoded by the coding sequence ATGCGCGTTTTGCTCCACCCCTTTCTTTCGCTGTGCCTGCTGGCCAGTGCGGCCCTGGCGCCTTTGGCCCACGCCGAAAGCTATCCGAACAAGCCCGTCCGCGTGGTGGTGCACAACACCCCCGGCAGCGCGCTCGACATCGTGGCGCGGCGCGTGGGTGCCCGCCTGGCCGACCAGTGGGGCCAGCCCGTGGTGGTGGACAACCGCGCAGGGGCGGGCGGCGTGATTGCCACTGACGCCGTGGCCAAGGCAGCACCCGATGGCTACACGCTGCTGGCCGGGGCCGACGGCCCCATCACGATCCTGCCCACGCTGGCCGCCAGCCTGCCCTATGACCCCCGCCGTGATCTGGTGCCGGTGGTGTCCTTGGGTGAGACAGACTTCCTGCTCGTGGCCCACCCCAAGACCGGCTTCAAGACGGTGGCCGACTTTGTGCGCGCGGCCAAGACCCGCCCGGGGCAATACAACTACGCCTCGGCTGGCAACGGCAGCCCCCAGCACTTTGCGGCAGAGCTGCTCAAGCAGCAGGCGGGCATCTACGTCACCCACATTCCGTACCGGGGCGGCCCGGTGGGCCTGGCCGATGTGGTGGCGGGGCAGGTGGATGTGATGTTCATTGCCGTGGGCCCCGCTTTGGCCCATGTGCAGGCCGGGCGCCTGGTGGCCCTGGCCAGCGGTGGCGAGGCGCGCCACCCGTTGCTGCCCCATGTGCCGACCCTGTCCGAGACCTATCCTGGCCTGCGCGCAGGCACCTGGTTTGGCCTGTTTGCCCCGGCCGCCACCCCGCCCGGCGTGCTGGAGGCCTTGGGTGCCGAGGTCGCCAAGGTGCTGGCCGATCCCCGCGTGCGCAGCGACCTGGCCGCGCAAGGCATCCGGGCCACCGGCTACCCGCAAGGCCGCTTCACAGCGTTTGTGAGCCAGGAATCGGGCAAGTACGCCACCCTGGTCAAGTCCGCCGGTATCCGGGCCGAGTGA
- a CDS encoding TauD/TfdA family dioxygenase, with amino-acid sequence MSAVLTPTAAPSRSTSPITIAPLGDVLGAEVIGLDLSRPLAAEDFARIHRAHLEHHVLVFRDQHITPAQQVDFSRRFGPLQIHVLSQFALAGHPEILIISNIKEHGQPIGLGDAGHFWHSDLSYVEKPSLGSMLHAQELPAEGGDTLFANQHLAWDRLPEHLKTAVQGLRAEHTYLARYEELRARNPWRPALTQEQIDKVRPVVHPVVRTHPENGRKALFVSEHFTTRIVGIPEDESRDLLGQLFAHSTQPALQYRHAWQPGDMVFWDNRSVTHLAAGTPEHLRRKLYRTTIEGSVPY; translated from the coding sequence ATGTCCGCTGTCCTGACCCCCACCGCTGCGCCATCTCGCTCCACCTCGCCCATCACCATCGCTCCGCTGGGCGATGTGCTGGGCGCCGAAGTCATTGGGCTGGACCTGTCCCGCCCGCTGGCGGCTGAAGACTTTGCCCGCATCCACCGCGCGCACCTGGAGCACCACGTGCTGGTGTTCCGCGACCAGCACATCACGCCAGCCCAGCAGGTCGATTTCAGCCGCCGCTTTGGTCCGCTGCAAATCCATGTGCTGAGCCAGTTTGCGCTGGCCGGGCACCCCGAGATCCTCATCATCTCCAACATCAAAGAGCACGGCCAGCCCATCGGCCTGGGCGACGCCGGGCACTTCTGGCACTCGGACCTTTCGTACGTGGAAAAGCCCAGCCTGGGCTCCATGCTGCATGCGCAGGAGCTGCCCGCCGAGGGCGGCGACACGCTGTTTGCCAATCAGCACCTGGCCTGGGACAGGCTGCCCGAGCACCTCAAGACTGCTGTGCAGGGTCTGCGCGCCGAGCACACCTACCTGGCCCGCTACGAAGAGCTGCGTGCCCGCAACCCGTGGCGCCCCGCGCTCACGCAAGAGCAGATCGACAAGGTCCGGCCCGTGGTGCACCCCGTGGTGCGCACCCACCCTGAAAACGGCCGCAAGGCGCTGTTTGTGAGCGAGCATTTCACCACCCGCATCGTCGGCATCCCCGAGGACGAAAGCCGTGACCTGCTGGGCCAGTTGTTTGCCCACAGCACGCAGCCCGCGCTGCAGTACCGCCATGCCTGGCAGCCGGGGGACATGGTGTTCTGGGACAACCGCTCCGTCACCCACCTGGCTGCAGGCACGCCCGAGCACCTGCGCCGCAAGCTCTACCGCACCACCATCGAAGGCTCTGTGCCTTATTGA